The sequence below is a genomic window from Mycobacterium heidelbergense.
CTGATCCCGGACGCCGACCTGTACACCGCGATCGCCGACGGCCGCACCGAGGTGGTCACCGACCACATCGACCGCTTCGACGCCACCGGCATCGCGCTCGAATCCGGCGGGCACCTCGACGCCGACATCGTCGTCACGGCGACCGGCCTGCAGTTGCAGGCGCTGGGCGGGGCGACGATCAGCCTCGACGGCGAACAGGTCGATCACCGCGACCGCTTTGTCTACAAGGCGCACATGCTCGAAGACGTGCCCAACCTGTTCTGGTGTGTGGGCTACACGAACGCGTCGTGGACGCTGCGGGCCGACATCACAGCGCGGGCGACGGCAAAATTGCTGGCGCACATGGCATCCCACGGTTACACCCACGCCTACCCACACCGGGGCAACGAACCGATGGACGTCAAGCCGTCGTGGGACATTCAGGCCAACTACGTGAAGCGGTCGGGGCACGCGCTGCCCAAGTCGGGCACCAAGAGGCCATGGAATGTGCGGCAGAACTACCTCGCCGACGCCATCGACTACCGGTTCGACCGCATCGAGGAGGCGATGGTGTTCGGCCGGGCGGCCCACCCCGCGCCGCTGACGGGCTAGGGCGACGCTAGGGCGTCAAAGGACTTGGTCGGCGCCCAATGCCGATTCCCCGAAGTGGATGGGCTTCCCGCAATTGGGGCAGAACCTTTCGGCGGGATGATGTTCCGCCCCGCAACTCGAACAGAAGTGTGGCTCGATCGCGATCGGCTCCTCCGCTGCGGCCGGAGCCGGGGGCGCCGGCGGCCGGCGCCGAAATGGCTGGAAGGCGGAAACCCTGGCCGCGGAGAGATGCGGCCAGCGGCGCTTGACCACCATGAAGGTCACACCCGCGCCGGCGGCGAGCACCAGCACGACGCCGCCGACGGTGTACCACACCAGGTTTGCGCCATCCAACACCGAGTCATCGCCGTACTGCTGGCGCAGATTGGCTGCGCTCGTTCGCAGATCGGCCAGGCCTGGATAGTCGGGCGACATCGACAGCGTCTGGTCGAAATCATCGATGGCCTCGGTGTAGCGGCCCGAGTAGTAATGGTTGAGCCCCTTGCGGTAGTACACATCGGCGGGTCCGAGCGTCGCCTTGACGCCCTTGCTGGCCAATATCGCGGCCAGGCCGTCGGCGGGCGCGACGAAGTTAAAGGCCTGGGGTTCGCCGACGGGGGCGAAGCTGTTCACGCCGATCACCTTGCCGTCGAGGTCGACGGTCGGGCCGCCGCTCATGCCCTCCGAGACCGCGGCATCGATTTCATACTCGGGAACCGAACCCATGGTCGACTTCTTGCTGACCTTGCCGCTCTTGTTCGTCGGGTCCAGCGATGGGCCGGTGATGTTTTCGGTGCTCTGCGAGAAACCCACGGCCAGAACGGATGTCCCGATGCTGACGTCGGCGTCGGTCCCCAGCTGAGACGACGGCAGGTTGTGCTTTTCCACCTTCAGAAGAGCGACGTCACCCTTGCTGATCGGCCGAAAATCGACGACGTTGGCGGGGATCTTCCCCGCGATCTTCGTCCCGTTGCCGTACACCAGCGTGAGGCCGATTTCGGGGCCCCGGCCGGGGGTGTCGCCCTCGACCGTCGCGTTCTTCTGAAGCCACGCCAACGCCGCGGTCCGGTCACGCGATTCGGGCGCATGCGGAAACTGAGTGATGTACTCGGTGGCGGCCCGTTTGAGGATCAACAGCTTGGCGCTCTCCGGGTCGACGCAATGACCTGCCGTCGCCACCCAACCGTCGGGATTGATGACGAAACCGGTGCAGCCCCAGGTCGCGATGAACGGCATGCTCGTGCCCGGGCCGAACTGCGAGAGGATCTGGCCGTCGGGCAGCCGGACCTGGCCGTAGGCTTGACCGGCGAGGTACATCACGGCCGGCCGGATCATGGCCGCCGCCCTCTCCTCCGGGTTGGCCCGTGGACGGCCGTCATCGGCAAACGCGACGCCCGGGAAGCCGACCAGAACCGCAAGTGCGGCCGCCGACAGCGCCGCGAATACGCGGCCGCAACGAGCGCGTCTGCGCATGGTTCCTCCTCGCGTCGAGCCTGTCCTGTTGACGATCCGGCACGTCGCGCGGCGGAGGTAGGGACGGAAGTCCCATGCCGGGGGGCCGTTGGTTTCGACTACCGCCGTCCGGCGGTTGGTGAACTCCTTCTAAATCTCCGATGTCGGCAATACGCTGATCGACATGGCAGCCGAGAAGCGTGAACCCAGAGTCGTCGTCCTCGGTGGCGGTTCCTGGGGGACCACCGTGGCGTCAATCTGCGCGCGGCGCGGTCCGACGTTGCAGTGGGTGCGCTCCGAGGCGACCGCCAAGGACATCAACGAGGAGCACCGCAACCACCGCTATCTCGGCAAGGACGTCATCCTGAGCGAGACGCTCCGCGCCACCACCGACTTCACGGAGGCCGCCAACTGCGCCGACGTCGTCGTCATGGCCGTGCCCTCGCACGGCTTCCGGGGCGTGCTCACCGAACTGGCCAGGGAGCTGAGGCCGTGGGTGCCGGTCGTGTCACTGGTCAAGGGGCTCGAGCAGGGCACCAACACGCGGATGTCGCAGATCATCGAGGAAGTGCTGCCCGGCCACCCCGCCGGCATCCTGGCCGGGCCGAACATCGCCCGCGAGGTGGCCGAGGGCTACGCCGCCGCCGCGGTGCTGGCGATGCCCGATCAGCACCTGGCGACCCGGCTCTCGGAATTGTTCCGCACCCGGCGCTTCCGCGTGTACACCACCGACGACGTCGTCGGGGTGGAGATGGCCGGCGCGTTGAAGAACGTCTTCGCGATCGCGGTGGGGATGGGCTATTCGCTGGGCATCGGCGAAAACACCCGCGCACTGGTGATCGCGCGCGCACTGCGCGAGATGACGAAGCTGGGCGTGGCGATGGGCGGAAACCCCGACACCTTCCCCGGGCTGGCCGGTCTGGGCGACCTCATCGTCACCTGCACCAGCCAGCGCAGCCGCAACCGCCACGTCGGCGAACAACTCGGTGCCGGCAAGCCGATCGACGAGATCATCGCGTCGATGAACCAGGTCGCCGAGGGCGTCAAGGCCGCCAGCGTGATCATGGAATTCGCCGACGAGTTCGGCCTGAACATGCCGATCGCCCGCGAAGTGGACGCGGTGATCAACCATGGCTCGACCGTCGAGCAGGCCTATCGCGGTCTGGCCGCCGAGGTTCCCGGACACGAGGTGTACGGCTCCGGGTTCTGATTTCTCAACCCATTCGCGCGTAACGAAAGATTTGCATTCGATATGCGCGCGGCCCGTCGGCTTGACCCGCTCTTCGCGCGCAAAATACCGTCAGACGAGGTAGCCAGGCTTTGACCTGCCGCCGGTGCGCTTGTAATCGTTTGTGCGCCAAGAAGCTACGCCGACGCGACGGGGCGGATATCGGCATCCCCGCTAAGACCTGACGAGGATAACGACCGATGCAACACATCGAACAGCCCGGCGATCAGCGTGTTGGCCGGATACGCTCCGTTGTTCGGCACGACTTGCCCGCGTCTCTCGTGGTTTTCCTGGTCGCGCTCCCGTTGTCGCTGGGGATCGCGATCGCCTCCAACGCGCCGGTGCTGGCCGGCCTGATCGCCGCGATCGCCGGGGGAATCATCGCCGGAGCCATCGGCGGATCGCCGCTGCAGGTCAGCGGGCCCGCGGCCGGCCTGACCGTGGTGATCGCCGACCTGATCTCCAATTTAGGTTGGGGCGTAACGTGTTTGATCACCGCGGCCGCGGGGGTCCTGCAGGTCCTGTTGGGGCTCAGCCGCGTCGCACGGGCCGCGCTGGCGATCTCGCCCGTCGTCGTGCACGCGATGCTGGCCGGCATCGGGATCACGATCGCGCTGCAACAAGCGCACGTGCTGCTGGGCGGAAAGTCCAAAAGCTCCGCCTGGCACAACCTCATTGGCCTGCCGGGCCAAATCGTCGGCGCGCACCGGCCCGGGGTCCTCCTGGGCGCGCTGGTGATCGCCATCCTGATCGCCTGGCGGTGGGTTCCGCCTCGATTGCGCCGTGTTCCGGGGCCGCTCGTCGCCATTGTGGTGGTTTCGGTCATCTCGGTGGTCTTCCCGTTCCATGTGCGCCGGATCGACCTCGACGGGTCGCCGCTGGATGCGCTGCGGCTGCCCGACATTCCGCACGGCAACTGGGGCGCGGTCGCGATCGGCGTGATCACCGTTGCGCTCATCGC
It includes:
- a CDS encoding trypsin-like peptidase domain-containing protein; translated protein: MRRRARCGRVFAALSAAALAVLVGFPGVAFADDGRPRANPEERAAAMIRPAVMYLAGQAYGQVRLPDGQILSQFGPGTSMPFIATWGCTGFVINPDGWVATAGHCVDPESAKLLILKRAATEYITQFPHAPESRDRTAALAWLQKNATVEGDTPGRGPEIGLTLVYGNGTKIAGKIPANVVDFRPISKGDVALLKVEKHNLPSSQLGTDADVSIGTSVLAVGFSQSTENITGPSLDPTNKSGKVSKKSTMGSVPEYEIDAAVSEGMSGGPTVDLDGKVIGVNSFAPVGEPQAFNFVAPADGLAAILASKGVKATLGPADVYYRKGLNHYYSGRYTEAIDDFDQTLSMSPDYPGLADLRTSAANLRQQYGDDSVLDGANLVWYTVGGVVLVLAAGAGVTFMVVKRRWPHLSAARVSAFQPFRRRPPAPPAPAAAEEPIAIEPHFCSSCGAEHHPAERFCPNCGKPIHFGESALGADQVL
- a CDS encoding NAD(P)H-dependent glycerol-3-phosphate dehydrogenase; this encodes MAAEKREPRVVVLGGGSWGTTVASICARRGPTLQWVRSEATAKDINEEHRNHRYLGKDVILSETLRATTDFTEAANCADVVVMAVPSHGFRGVLTELARELRPWVPVVSLVKGLEQGTNTRMSQIIEEVLPGHPAGILAGPNIAREVAEGYAAAAVLAMPDQHLATRLSELFRTRRFRVYTTDDVVGVEMAGALKNVFAIAVGMGYSLGIGENTRALVIARALREMTKLGVAMGGNPDTFPGLAGLGDLIVTCTSQRSRNRHVGEQLGAGKPIDEIIASMNQVAEGVKAASVIMEFADEFGLNMPIAREVDAVINHGSTVEQAYRGLAAEVPGHEVYGSGF